The Pectobacterium sp. A5351 genome contains the following window.
TCGATAGGTAACGAGATGATTTCTTTGAAACGATGGCGTTTATTCCCGCGTTCCCTGCGGCAATTAGTAATTATGGCGTTCTTGTTGGTGTTGCTGCCGCTGTTGGTGCTGGCCTATCAGGCTTACCAAAGCCTGAACATGCTGAGCGAACAGGCTGCCGATATCAACCGGACAACGCTGGCGGATGCCCGCCGCAGTGAATCGATGACCAGCGTGGCGCTGGCAATGGAGCGTAGCTACCGGCAGTACTGCGTATTGGACGATCAGACACTGGCAACGCTCTACCAGAACCAGCGTAAACAGTATTCGCAAATGCTGGACTCTCACGCGCAGGTGCTGCCCGATCCCCGTTATTACCAGACGCTGCGTCAGCTTCTTACTCAGCTCGGTGAAATTCGCTGCCATAACAGCGGCCCGGAACAAACCGCATCGAGTCTGTTGGAAGGGTTTTCTCGTGCTAACGGACAGATGGTGCAGGTAACGCGTGATGTCGTGTTCTCCCGCGGGCAACAGCTCCAGCAGGCTATTTCCGAACGCGGCCAGTTCTTTGGCTGGCAGGCGCTGCTCTTGTTTCTGGTCAGCGTGCTGCTGGTGGTTCTCTTTACACGGATGATTATCGGTCCGGTTAATGGCGTAGAGCGGATGATCAACCGCCTTGGCGAAGGTCGATCGCTGGGTAACACCAGCACCTTCAAAGGCCCGCGTGAGATCCGGACGCTGGCGCAGCGCATTATCTGGCTAAGCGAGCGTCTGTCGTGGCTGGAGTCGCAGCGACATGAATTCTTACGCCATATTTCCCATGAACTCAAGACGCCGCTGGCGAGCCTGCGGGAAGGCACTGAACTGCTGGCCGATGAGGTGGTTGGCCCGCTGACTGCCGATCAGAAAGAGGTCGTCGCTATCCTTGATAGCAGCAGTCGCCACCTGCTACAGCTGATCGATCAACTGCTGGACTACAATCGCAAACTGGCGGATACGCCGACCGAGTTGGAGCGTGTTGAAATCGAAGAGATCGTCGATATTGTCGTGTCGTCCCACAGCCTACCCGCCCGTGCCAAAATGATTCATACCGATGTGACGCTGGCCGTTGGGCACTGCTGGGCGGAGACGACGCTGTTGATGCGAGTGATTGATAATCTCTATTCCAATGCGGTGCACTACGGTAAGGAATCCGGTAACATTTGGATTTATAGCCGTCAGATTGGCAATCGCGTTCAGATTGATGTCGCCAACAATGGTACGCCTATTCCCGAGGCAGAACGGAGCATGATTTTTGAGCCTTTTTATCAGGGAAGCCATCAGCGCCGTGGCGCGGTTAAAGGAAGCGGCTTGGGGCTAAGCATTGCGCGTGATTGCATTCGTCGTATGCGTGGTGAGCTTAGCCTGATTACCGTGGACTATGCTGATGTATGTTTCCGCATCGAGTTGCCCTTATTGTCCGATAACGAATAGTCCGATAATGAATAACGCCTGAGAATGAATAGATAATGAATGCATGGTTTATAAAGGGATGGCTTGAGAATAGCGTCTTTTCCCGTCTTTTGAAGGCGGCGCTTATGTCATCGCCACTCGTTTTAGCGGCGTGTAATAGCCATGTGAACCAGGGTTCAGCGCTGCTGGAAGCAGAAGCGGTGCCGCCGAAAGAGCAGGTTGCGGATTTCCGTATCGCGCAATGCCAACACCTGTGGCAGATAGACGATCGTGAATCCATGAATAACGCCCTTTATTGGTTACGGGCGATGGACTGTGCCGGGCGTTTGACGCAATCCCAGGCCCGTGAGGAAGCGGGGCAGGTTGCGGGGGAGCGTTGGGATAGCGTATTTAAGCAGGGCATCCTGCTGGATAACGCTGGTATTACTCAGGCCGAACGGCGTCAGGTGCTGGAACAGATCAATTTATACCGTCTGGCTTTCCCTGCGGCGCTGCGTCCACTGATGCAAACCTGGCGTGACAGACAAACGTTGTTTCTGGCACTGTCGGATGAGCGCTTGCGCTATAAGCGTTTACAGGAATCCAACGACAAGCAGTTAGATGCCCTGCGCGTTCAGCAAAATCACCTGCAATACCAGTTAGAAACGACCACGCAGAAACTGGAAAACCTGACGGATATTGAACGTCAACTGTCGTCGCGTAAGCAACTGTCGGGGGAAATGCCGGATAACGATACCGAGCGCCGTGGCGGCGCGGGTGTGAATCGAGACGGTTCGCGCAATTCAGCAACAAAATCCAGAAAGGAACCAGTGGATGCGGATGACACCTATACGCCACCGATGGAATCGCATACGGACAAACCGACGACGAAGAAGGAGTCAACAAGACAATGACAGCCCGCAAAACGGCAAGTTTATTGCTCGTGGATGATGACCCCAGCCTGCTGAAGTTATTGGGTATGCGCCTGACCAGCGAAGGATTTAGCGTGATGACGGCAGAGAGCGGCCAAGAAGCGTTGCGACGGTTAACGCGCGAGACGTTCGATTTGGTGATTAGCGATCTGCGTATGGACGAGATGGATGGCATGGCGCTGTTTTCCGAAATTCAGCGCTATCAGCCTGGGATGCCGGTGATCATTTTAACCGCTCAC
Protein-coding sequences here:
- the qseG gene encoding two-component system QseEF-associated lipoprotein QseG, translated to MNAWFIKGWLENSVFSRLLKAALMSSPLVLAACNSHVNQGSALLEAEAVPPKEQVADFRIAQCQHLWQIDDRESMNNALYWLRAMDCAGRLTQSQAREEAGQVAGERWDSVFKQGILLDNAGITQAERRQVLEQINLYRLAFPAALRPLMQTWRDRQTLFLALSDERLRYKRLQESNDKQLDALRVQQNHLQYQLETTTQKLENLTDIERQLSSRKQLSGEMPDNDTERRGGAGVNRDGSRNSATKSRKEPVDADDTYTPPMESHTDKPTTKKESTRQ
- a CDS encoding sensor histidine kinase, translated to MISLKRWRLFPRSLRQLVIMAFLLVLLPLLVLAYQAYQSLNMLSEQAADINRTTLADARRSESMTSVALAMERSYRQYCVLDDQTLATLYQNQRKQYSQMLDSHAQVLPDPRYYQTLRQLLTQLGEIRCHNSGPEQTASSLLEGFSRANGQMVQVTRDVVFSRGQQLQQAISERGQFFGWQALLLFLVSVLLVVLFTRMIIGPVNGVERMINRLGEGRSLGNTSTFKGPREIRTLAQRIIWLSERLSWLESQRHEFLRHISHELKTPLASLREGTELLADEVVGPLTADQKEVVAILDSSSRHLLQLIDQLLDYNRKLADTPTELERVEIEEIVDIVVSSHSLPARAKMIHTDVTLAVGHCWAETTLLMRVIDNLYSNAVHYGKESGNIWIYSRQIGNRVQIDVANNGTPIPEAERSMIFEPFYQGSHQRRGAVKGSGLGLSIARDCIRRMRGELSLITVDYADVCFRIELPLLSDNE